In the Anaerostipes caccae L1-92 genome, GAGGCGGACGGAAATGAGAAAATTCTCACCGCAGCTATGCCGGATGCCCTCCATGATATCAAGTACAACCCTCATTCTTCCTTCGATGTTTCCCCCGAACCGGTCTGTCCTGTGATTGACTGTCGGAGATAAAAATGCATTCAGAAAATAAGAATGAGCGCAGTGAAGCTCGACTCCGTCATATCCGGCAGCCCTGGCCCTGACAGCAGCCTCAATAAACTGCTGTTCTCTCAATAGGATTTCGTCTTCACTCATTTCGTCTGCCGTATATTCTCTTCCCCTGAGTGTCCCATGAAATGCGGACGGGGAGGCAGGCCTTCCCGATACTGTCCGTATGCCCGCATGGTGAAGCTGTGATAGTATCGGAACTTTAAACTTGTGTGCTGCGGACACCAGCATTCTGTGCCCCTCCATCTGATCCTCGTTCCATATACCTGTCTGATACTCAGAAAGCCTTCCGTCCTCTGCCACACAGGCTGCTTCCGCGATGATCATTCCGATCCCGCCCCTGGCTCTGGCCTCATAGTGGGAGATCAGCTCATCCGTGATTATTCCGTCCTTAACCCCATAGCCGAACGTCACCATGGGTGCCATTATAAAGGCAGATGCAATTGTCTTTCCCTTTATCACTGTTTGTTTCTGATACATCAGGTCCCTCCGTCCTGGCTAAAAACAGCCGTATACCTTTTTTGGGTTTTCAACAAAAATGGTCCGGATTTCATTCTCTGTAATCCCGCCCGACTCCTTAAGCCTCGGAATAAACTTGTTTAAAATATACTCAAGACCCGGTCCGCCGCCGTTGGCCCTGAAATAATTGCTCCTGCCAAAGTCCGCGCTGATCAGAAGCCTTTCCAAATAACCTTCTTCCATCAGATCCAAAATCATATCAATGTTAGTCTGGACCGGATAGCGGTAAACTCTTGCGATGTTGTCCACAGACAGGAAGCTTCCCATAGAAGCAATTTTCTTATATTCATAGGGATCCGGATTCCGGTCCATATGTCCGAGCACTACTCTGGAGAGATCCGCCTGGCAGCGGTCCAGAAGTCTCAGAATTTCTATCCCCATCATCCCTCCGTGATGAATCCAGATCGGGGCATTGGACTTCTGCTGTGCCCTGGCGGCAGCTCTCAGACACTTCTCTTCCCTCGGATGAATAAACCGGGGGGATACCGCACATTTTAACTGTCCTGCCCGGATCTCCGTTCCGTCCATACCTTCCTCTATCTCTCTTATAAACAGTTCTGCCAGTTCCTCTGTGCTGATATCATCAATAAAATCCGGGTTGTGGTCAAACAGATAAAATCCGGCGGTGGCAATCAGATGCACTCCGCTCTGCCTGCTTGCATAGACAAGCTTTTGCGGGTCTCTTCCGTAATCGGCAGCCGTTCCCTCCACAAGAGCAGAACCGCCGGCTTCGGCAAACAGGCGAAGTTCTCTTATAGAACCCTCTATATCCGTAATTGCCAGAGTGGGATCCTTCTCTGCTGTATACGGATTGCAGCAGACATGTTCATGCGTATAGGTAAACCCTATCTTTTCTGCGTCCACATCTCCCAGGACAGTTCTCACGCAATTCATAGTATCCGCCTCCCTTCTACCGGTTCCAAACTCTGACCAGCGACTGTTTTCGTACATAATTGAGCAGATCTTCCGCTATCATCTCAGATGCCCATTTTTTAGAATCTGTGCTGATCCCAGCCATATGCGGCGTCAGAAGAACGTTGTCCATCGTAAAAAACGGATGATTTTTCGGCGCCGGTTCATCCCACATGACATCCACCGCGGCAAACGCAATCTTTTTGTTCTCCAGAGCCTCGATCAGCGACCTCTGATCCACTACGGCAGCCCTGGACGAATTGATAAAATAGGCGTCCTCTCTCATGGCATTAAACCATTCATCATTGATCATGCCTTTCGTCTCCGGTGTCACACTCAAATGGACACTGACGAAATCACATGATGGCAGCATCCGGATCGGATCTTCATATTTTTTCGCGCATACCGCATCAAACGTCTCCTGGGGCTGAAATGGATCATAAGCAGCAACTTTCATCCCCATGCCGGAACAGATCTTCGCCACGTTCTGTCCGATATGGCCCAGCCCGATGATCCCCACTGTCCGGCCGTATACATCGATTCCCCACGGATAGGAGGATCTCGGATTCTCCCGGTCCTTAAACCGCCAGATCACGTCCTTTTTATCCGGCACATCGTAAATGTCTTTTTCATCTGCCAAAAATCTTCCGGACCAGAGACCGTGATAGGTAAAGGAAATTCTCTTGCAGATATCCAGCATCATTCCCACGGTATATTCCGCAACCGAATGTGCATTTCTTCCCGGCGCGTGGATGACCGGGATCCCCAGCTCTTTTGCAGTCTTCGTGTCAATATTGTTAGGCGTGGCCCTTCCGCAGCCGATCAGCTTTAACCCTTTTTCTTTGAGTTCCCTGATCACTCTTTCTGTCACCGGATCAGTATAAAACAGCACCGCCTCACAGCCAGAACATTCTTCTATGATCTCTTCCTCTGTGGGAAGGATATCCGTGGCCGTCCACGGAAGTATTTTCACATCACAGCAGGACTCCAGCTCTTTCAACTGTTCCGGCCAAAGTTCCATACTCACGGCAGCTTTTATTTTTTCCATGTTGTCTCCTCTCTCATTCCAATGCTTTTCCTTCGCTTCCAAACGTTTTCATGTATGTTTTTAAAATATGTTTATAGGCT is a window encoding:
- a CDS encoding NADH:flavin oxidoreductase, which codes for MYQKQTVIKGKTIASAFIMAPMVTFGYGVKDGIITDELISHYEARARGGIGMIIAEAACVAEDGRLSEYQTGIWNEDQMEGHRMLVSAAHKFKVPILSQLHHAGIRTVSGRPASPSAFHGTLRGREYTADEMSEDEILLREQQFIEAAVRARAAGYDGVELHCAHSYFLNAFLSPTVNHRTDRFGGNIEGRMRVVLDIMEGIRHSCGENFLISVRLGFDEPDLESSAFMAGTFEKAGMDFLHVSTGFGSTGFMDERTMENPPDEFPFNIRIWGAMQMKQRVSCPVIAVGGIRQVQQGMFLLEQECADFVALGRALLCDPEWVIKIKQGREIVSCRNCRKCLWSTDYHKCPGWREYHG
- a CDS encoding phosphotriesterase family protein, whose amino-acid sequence is MNCVRTVLGDVDAEKIGFTYTHEHVCCNPYTAEKDPTLAITDIEGSIRELRLFAEAGGSALVEGTAADYGRDPQKLVYASRQSGVHLIATAGFYLFDHNPDFIDDISTEELAELFIREIEEGMDGTEIRAGQLKCAVSPRFIHPREEKCLRAAARAQQKSNAPIWIHHGGMMGIEILRLLDRCQADLSRVVLGHMDRNPDPYEYKKIASMGSFLSVDNIARVYRYPVQTNIDMILDLMEEGYLERLLISADFGRSNYFRANGGGPGLEYILNKFIPRLKESGGITENEIRTIFVENPKKVYGCF
- a CDS encoding 2-hydroxyacid dehydrogenase, translating into MEKIKAAVSMELWPEQLKELESCCDVKILPWTATDILPTEEEIIEECSGCEAVLFYTDPVTERVIRELKEKGLKLIGCGRATPNNIDTKTAKELGIPVIHAPGRNAHSVAEYTVGMMLDICKRISFTYHGLWSGRFLADEKDIYDVPDKKDVIWRFKDRENPRSSYPWGIDVYGRTVGIIGLGHIGQNVAKICSGMGMKVAAYDPFQPQETFDAVCAKKYEDPIRMLPSCDFVSVHLSVTPETKGMINDEWFNAMREDAYFINSSRAAVVDQRSLIEALENKKIAFAAVDVMWDEPAPKNHPFFTMDNVLLTPHMAGISTDSKKWASEMIAEDLLNYVRKQSLVRVWNR